Proteins from a genomic interval of Desulfofustis limnaeus:
- a CDS encoding Zn-dependent hydrolase: MAIVEERIKKNLEDLALFTSTPGNGTTRLPFTPEARGAVEYLRKELRDAGMTVREDAAGNIIGRYPGSRPDAPVLMIASHFDSVKNGGNFDGIAGVIAGIELVRHFREEGIVLQHPIEIVGTNDEEGLRFGTGYFGTRAMAGEIGIPYLRSMKDMDGISIHDAMLAYGLDPQGISTAERDLAGEIAAFIEIHIEQGPVLYNTGVEIGLVEGIVGLKRFRVTVQGQADHAGTTPMDMRIDAMDCAAKVIAKISDWAVDAGGNAVATVGSLEVFPNAINIVAEKVIFSVDIRSIDETAIISICERIKKELAVTCRAKGASFSVEETLNVLPVRLDERILSQFEKSSRELGYSSLRMISGAGHDTLPMATKLPSALLFVPSRKGRSHCQEEWTDYGDLVKAIEVLSAMLKTNDY, translated from the coding sequence GTGGCTATTGTAGAGGAAAGAATTAAAAAGAACCTGGAAGACCTGGCTCTCTTCACGTCTACGCCGGGAAACGGTACAACCCGTTTACCCTTCACCCCTGAAGCAAGGGGTGCGGTCGAATATCTCCGCAAAGAGTTGCGCGACGCCGGCATGACGGTGCGAGAAGATGCGGCCGGAAACATCATCGGCAGGTACCCCGGCAGTCGTCCGGATGCCCCTGTCCTGATGATCGCCTCCCATTTCGACTCGGTCAAGAACGGCGGCAATTTTGATGGAATAGCGGGGGTGATCGCAGGGATTGAACTCGTTCGGCATTTCCGGGAAGAAGGTATCGTATTACAGCATCCCATTGAAATCGTTGGAACCAATGACGAGGAGGGGCTGCGCTTTGGCACGGGATATTTCGGAACCAGAGCCATGGCGGGTGAAATTGGTATTCCCTACCTTAGGTCAATGAAGGATATGGATGGCATATCCATCCACGACGCTATGCTCGCCTATGGGTTGGACCCGCAGGGGATCTCCACCGCCGAACGTGATCTCGCCGGAGAAATAGCGGCGTTTATAGAGATACACATTGAACAGGGACCCGTATTGTACAACACCGGCGTGGAAATCGGTTTGGTCGAAGGTATTGTCGGCCTGAAGCGTTTCCGAGTTACGGTGCAGGGCCAGGCCGATCATGCCGGGACCACGCCCATGGACATGAGAATCGATGCGATGGATTGTGCCGCCAAGGTGATCGCCAAGATTTCCGACTGGGCTGTGGACGCGGGCGGCAATGCCGTGGCTACCGTCGGCTCTCTGGAAGTGTTCCCCAACGCCATAAATATAGTTGCCGAAAAGGTGATATTTTCAGTGGATATCAGGTCCATTGATGAAACCGCCATCATCTCGATTTGTGAACGAATCAAAAAGGAGCTTGCCGTCACGTGCCGTGCGAAAGGGGCCTCGTTCTCGGTCGAGGAGACGCTCAATGTCCTGCCGGTTCGTCTTGATGAACGCATCCTCTCGCAGTTTGAAAAAAGCAGTCGGGAACTGGGCTATTCCTCGTTGAGGATGATAAGCGGGGCCGGCCACGATACGCTTCCCATGGCCACTAAACTTCCTTCCGCCTTGCTCTTCGTGCCCAGCAGGAAAGGGAGAAGCCATTGCCAGGAGGAGTGGACGGACTATGGCGATCTTGTCAAAGCGATCGAGGTGCTTTCTGCAATGTTGAAAACCAATGACTACTAA
- a CDS encoding methyltransferase, whose product MAAKWDTGSLIGTSSAYWRGCTLQAGVRLGVFTVLGARSLSTAEVAAAIGADHRSTGYLLDALAGMELLLKSGDRYSNSEAAATLLDEHKPGYIGHIILHHHHLVDGWAQLDVAVRSGGPVEQRSYGAEAERRSFLLGMFNLASGVAPLMVEAISLAGRKRLLDLGGGPGTYAIHFCRANPYLQAVVFDRPTTEPFMKRTVASFGLSDRITFAGGDFNHDSLAGGPYDVAWLSHVLHSNGPEQCMELVRRTAEVLEPGGLILIHDFILDDTRDKPEFATLFSLNMLINTAQGRTYCRAEITAMLEAAGFSAPHCIDPKTPNQSLVIAAIKGDT is encoded by the coding sequence ATGGCGGCTAAGTGGGATACAGGCAGTCTTATCGGTACGTCGAGTGCGTACTGGCGCGGCTGCACCCTGCAAGCCGGGGTACGACTGGGGGTATTTACGGTGTTGGGGGCCCGCTCCCTATCGACGGCGGAAGTGGCCGCGGCTATCGGTGCCGATCACCGGTCTACCGGATACCTGCTTGATGCCCTGGCCGGGATGGAGCTCCTGCTGAAATCGGGGGACCGCTACTCCAATTCCGAGGCCGCAGCGACATTGCTCGATGAACACAAACCCGGCTATATTGGCCACATCATCCTCCATCACCATCACCTGGTGGACGGCTGGGCCCAGCTCGATGTGGCGGTGCGCAGCGGCGGTCCGGTGGAACAGCGCTCTTATGGAGCCGAAGCGGAGAGGCGCAGCTTTCTGCTCGGCATGTTCAACCTGGCCAGCGGCGTGGCGCCGCTGATGGTGGAAGCCATCAGCCTTGCCGGACGAAAGCGGCTGCTCGACCTGGGCGGTGGGCCGGGTACCTATGCCATCCATTTCTGCCGAGCGAATCCGTACCTGCAGGCGGTGGTGTTTGATCGACCCACCACCGAGCCGTTCATGAAGCGCACGGTTGCTTCGTTCGGTCTCAGCGATCGGATCACTTTTGCTGGTGGCGATTTCAACCATGATTCCCTGGCCGGTGGCCCTTACGATGTGGCCTGGCTGTCGCATGTTCTTCATTCCAACGGCCCCGAGCAGTGTATGGAGCTGGTCCGCAGAACCGCAGAGGTGCTGGAGCCGGGCGGCTTGATCCTGATCCACGATTTTATTTTGGACGATACCCGGGACAAACCCGAATTCGCCACGCTGTTTTCCTTGAACATGTTGATCAATACGGCACAGGGCAGAACCTACTGCCGGGCCGAGATCACCGCTATGCTTGAGGCAGCCGGCTTTTCAGCGCCGCACTGTATTGATCCGAAAACACCGAATCAGTCGCTGGTGATTGCGGCAATTAAAGGTGATACGTAG
- a CDS encoding RNA polymerase sigma factor, whose amino-acid sequence MEPSDKQLISDIRAGRNRSFAVLVERYQTPIYNLMYRFSGSSDEAADMTQELFIRAYENLDRYQEKGGFFPWLYTMALNHGRDWQRKRRNGRRFFGILTSDELQAPSTPDHECEMRERIDGLQQALNRLPEDRRELLILRYRHDCSISELAGIFNTSESAIKMRLQRSLEALGRSMERHGHDS is encoded by the coding sequence ATGGAGCCGAGCGACAAGCAGCTGATCAGCGACATCCGTGCCGGCCGCAATCGATCGTTTGCGGTACTGGTTGAGCGGTATCAGACGCCGATATACAACCTGATGTATCGCTTCAGCGGCTCCTCCGATGAGGCCGCCGACATGACGCAAGAGCTTTTCATTCGAGCCTACGAAAACTTGGACCGTTACCAGGAAAAAGGAGGGTTTTTCCCCTGGCTCTACACGATGGCTCTCAACCACGGCCGAGACTGGCAGCGGAAACGGCGAAATGGCCGACGTTTCTTCGGCATCCTCACCTCCGATGAATTACAGGCACCAAGCACTCCCGACCACGAGTGCGAAATGAGGGAGCGAATCGACGGCCTGCAGCAGGCGCTGAACCGATTGCCGGAAGATCGCCGGGAACTGCTCATCCTACGCTATCGCCACGATTGCTCGATCAGCGAACTTGCCGGGATCTTCAATACCTCGGAGAGCGCCATCAAGATGCGCCTGCAGCGCTCTCTCGAGGCTCTTGGACGCAGCATGGAGCGACACGGCCATGACTCATAA
- a CDS encoding glycine/sarcosine/betaine reductase selenoprotein B family protein: protein MPLDLERFRAAYDQWVEESLPDYQAGKMDQIVKKYPFVVPDDIPWTPYRGKPADQTFGLVTSGGLYLKGSQEPFDTVSIHGDTTFREIPKTVRQEDIGIAHPHYDHGLAQQDVNVVFPAQRLVEMEEERIIGRFAETCYSFSYVNDVITLIEKTIPDLISRLKARSVDVLLLVPV from the coding sequence ATGCCGTTAGACCTTGAACGATTCAGGGCCGCCTACGATCAGTGGGTAGAGGAGAGCCTGCCGGATTACCAGGCGGGCAAGATGGATCAGATCGTCAAGAAGTATCCGTTTGTTGTCCCCGACGATATCCCCTGGACGCCGTACCGCGGAAAACCTGCCGATCAGACTTTCGGGTTGGTGACCAGCGGTGGCCTCTATCTCAAAGGGAGCCAGGAGCCCTTCGACACCGTCTCCATCCATGGGGACACGACCTTTCGCGAAATTCCGAAAACGGTACGCCAGGAAGATATCGGCATCGCCCATCCTCACTATGATCATGGTCTGGCCCAACAGGATGTCAACGTGGTTTTTCCAGCTCAACGACTGGTTGAGATGGAAGAAGAACGGATCATCGGCCGTTTTGCCGAGACCTGTTACAGTTTCAGTTACGTCAACGACGTGATCACCCTGATCGAGAAGACGATTCCCGACCTGATTAGTCGGCTCAAGGCCCGCAGCGTCGACGTCCTGCTGCTGGTACCGGTCTGA
- a CDS encoding arginine N-succinyltransferase, protein MEQQPQRTALSGLQIIGIVVAAMLITMVVTLLIAKAWLFPSPFKPVVLSPTEEKQLELKLAQFDRIGTPSTPATEQVNGTPSPVPTMEPEPYNEEGASREIKLTEREINAMVAKNTDLADKMAIDFADNLVSIKMLIPMDPDFPLLGGKILKVRAGAEVDFRENMPVFVLRGVSIMGVPLPNAWLGNLKNLDLVKVFGSEPGFWRSFAAGVAAIQVQEGNLQITLKE, encoded by the coding sequence ATGGAACAGCAACCGCAGCGTACAGCCCTCTCCGGGCTCCAGATTATCGGCATTGTCGTTGCCGCCATGCTGATAACCATGGTGGTGACCCTTCTTATCGCCAAAGCTTGGCTCTTTCCATCGCCGTTCAAGCCGGTAGTGCTCAGTCCAACCGAAGAAAAGCAACTTGAACTCAAACTGGCACAATTCGATCGAATCGGCACGCCCTCAACTCCTGCCACCGAGCAAGTGAACGGAACACCGTCGCCCGTGCCGACCATGGAACCCGAGCCCTATAACGAAGAAGGAGCATCCAGGGAAATCAAGCTGACCGAGCGTGAGATCAACGCCATGGTCGCGAAAAACACCGATTTGGCCGACAAGATGGCCATTGACTTCGCCGATAACCTGGTGAGCATCAAGATGCTCATCCCCATGGACCCGGACTTTCCTCTTCTCGGCGGAAAAATTCTGAAAGTAAGAGCAGGTGCCGAGGTGGACTTCCGGGAAAACATGCCGGTATTCGTCCTGCGCGGCGTTTCCATTATGGGTGTGCCGCTGCCCAACGCCTGGCTGGGGAACCTGAAAAACCTGGACCTGGTCAAGGTATTCGGCTCCGAACCCGGTTTCTGGCGATCGTTTGCCGCCGGCGTGGCAGCCATTCAGGTGCAGGAAGGAAACCTCCAAATCACCCTCAAGGAGTGA
- a CDS encoding YkgJ family cysteine cluster protein yields the protein MSDNLSREAVQQDVARKGGGEEASSPPCLARSRSYCNFCVGYCCYRLPGATLYLDSLDINRIARHLGISDGVVRMRYLEGKNTFKVNTDGSCIFLSHDRIRSRCTIHAARPRQCREFPYDQPFPYLEREDLLVAILPKIEQWLAKPFEVSHHVARDSA from the coding sequence ATGAGCGACAACCTCTCTCGAGAAGCAGTTCAGCAAGACGTTGCCAGGAAGGGGGGCGGCGAGGAGGCTTCGTCGCCGCCGTGCTTGGCGCGCAGTCGCAGCTACTGCAATTTCTGCGTGGGGTACTGCTGCTATCGCTTGCCCGGGGCCACACTCTATCTTGACTCCCTCGATATCAACCGGATCGCCCGTCATCTCGGAATCTCCGACGGGGTGGTTCGGATGCGGTATCTGGAGGGAAAGAACACCTTCAAGGTCAATACTGACGGATCCTGCATCTTTCTCAGCCACGACAGGATTCGGTCCCGATGCACCATCCATGCCGCTCGGCCCCGGCAGTGCCGAGAATTTCCCTACGATCAGCCGTTCCCGTATCTGGAACGTGAAGATCTCTTGGTGGCCATCTTGCCCAAGATTGAACAGTGGTTGGCCAAACCCTTCGAGGTATCTCACCACGTGGCGCGGGATTCGGCCTGA
- the allE gene encoding (S)-ureidoglycine aminohydrolase has protein sequence MGYPSDILTTRAVVEPGRYAVIPPEGLVNNVIPGIEGCRISIVASPKMGASFVQYVITADPNGKTTRTFAQEPGVESFFYCIEGAGHVSVGGKSVPLSGGAYAYAPAGVGLDFANTGTTPLKILLYKQRYIPVEGHEARVVFGTVNEIEFAIYDGMENVLIKDLLPTDLGFDMNIHILSFKPGGCHPFVETHVQEHGAYILEGEGAYLLGNDWRMIKKGDFVWFGPFVQQGSYGVGRSNFTYIYSKDCNRDVSI, from the coding sequence ATGGGTTATCCAAGCGATATTTTGACAACAAGGGCAGTAGTAGAACCCGGTAGGTATGCCGTCATTCCTCCGGAAGGGCTGGTCAACAACGTTATCCCGGGGATAGAAGGGTGCAGGATCAGTATCGTTGCCTCTCCCAAAATGGGAGCAAGCTTTGTGCAATATGTCATCACCGCTGATCCAAACGGAAAGACGACCCGAACGTTTGCGCAAGAGCCAGGCGTCGAATCCTTCTTTTATTGCATAGAAGGCGCTGGCCACGTGAGCGTCGGAGGCAAAAGCGTGCCGCTATCAGGCGGAGCATACGCATATGCGCCGGCTGGAGTCGGGCTTGACTTTGCCAATACCGGAACGACACCGCTGAAAATCCTTCTCTACAAGCAACGCTATATCCCCGTTGAGGGACATGAGGCGCGGGTGGTGTTCGGCACTGTCAACGAGATCGAATTTGCCATCTATGACGGCATGGAAAACGTCCTGATCAAGGACCTTCTTCCCACCGACCTCGGGTTTGATATGAATATACATATACTCTCCTTTAAGCCCGGTGGCTGTCATCCATTCGTGGAAACCCACGTCCAGGAGCACGGGGCCTATATCCTGGAGGGGGAGGGCGCCTATCTGCTCGGTAATGATTGGCGGATGATCAAAAAAGGGGATTTCGTCTGGTTTGGCCCCTTTGTGCAGCAAGGCTCCTATGGGGTCGGCCGAAGCAATTTTACCTATATTTACTCAAAGGACTGTAATAGAGACGTCAGTATCTAA
- a CDS encoding RMD1 family protein, with product MQLPVTFAIRAVQVARRILLRGFPSDAALSVSPTMVPQGQGYVALFRYGIVVFVNVPSLEQQHLINVTLASYLEEKIDNGEEEQIDVSVNPSQEERVLGDRITLRDASVPRLQVLVEVLARSVLLASYETRIKRSFEHIEPLVEKLARNRHPRGGGHLLRTIGSALVTEHDMVGRAELTEKPDLLWEHSELEGFYLMLEDEFELRERERALVRKIDLISRTAQTSLGLLHARRSLRVEWYIAILIIVEIALTLFELFFRHP from the coding sequence ATGCAGCTTCCCGTCACCTTTGCCATTCGCGCCGTCCAGGTGGCACGGCGAATTCTGCTGCGCGGCTTTCCTTCCGACGCGGCGCTGTCTGTCTCTCCGACCATGGTTCCTCAGGGTCAGGGCTACGTTGCATTATTTCGCTATGGCATCGTTGTTTTTGTCAATGTTCCATCGCTGGAACAGCAGCATCTCATCAATGTTACCTTGGCGAGCTATCTGGAAGAAAAAATCGACAACGGGGAAGAGGAACAGATTGACGTCTCGGTCAACCCGAGCCAGGAAGAGCGGGTGTTGGGAGATCGGATCACCCTGCGTGACGCTTCCGTACCTCGCTTGCAGGTCCTCGTCGAGGTCCTGGCTCGTTCAGTGCTATTGGCCAGTTACGAGACGAGAATCAAACGAAGTTTTGAGCACATTGAGCCACTGGTTGAAAAACTGGCCCGAAACCGTCATCCGCGCGGCGGCGGTCATCTGCTGAGGACCATCGGCTCGGCACTGGTCACCGAACACGACATGGTCGGGCGGGCGGAACTCACCGAAAAACCCGACCTGCTCTGGGAACACTCGGAGTTGGAGGGGTTTTACCTGATGCTCGAGGACGAATTTGAGTTGCGGGAGCGGGAGCGGGCCCTGGTTCGCAAGATCGATCTGATCTCCCGCACCGCCCAGACCTCCTTGGGCTTGCTGCATGCCCGCCGCAGCTTGCGGGTGGAATGGTACATCGCCATACTCATCATCGTGGAGATCGCCCTGACCCTCTTCGAACTATTCTTCCGGCATCCGTAA
- a CDS encoding NCS1 family transporter, with the protein MQNGEGMAADQPMPVIDGIHDNLKPTRDRIMDNWSYLFAWLGGCVSIGTFSMGASLIGVLNLTQAVVAMAIGCSVIALGLVINGRAGHKYGIPFTIQARTSYGIYGTKLSGAIRAVPAVVWFGFQSWIGAGAINEVLRTFSGFDNIVVCFISFQLLQILLSLNGFKGIKWLENIGSVFIIFALMYMFYSVLNKYGAEVAASVTNIEGTWGLEFWGGTTAFLGIYSTMMLNASDYSRELKRETKSLMQGTLYWCGILPATLFMGLIGLMVSSGTGSADPIAVFSSAVDNKFLLVITLLFIAFAQVTTNVLNNVVPPVYVLMDAFKMKYRTAVIAVGLLAFGTFPWELVRPESAVGLSLFVQTYSAFLGPIFAVMVVDYYFVRKRTLDVQAIYDVDGPYKGVNLAGLIATAVGVVVAIIFVKVSWYASLLPAGLTYYLLMKVPAIAKDFRKGTVFEK; encoded by the coding sequence CTCAAGCCCACCAGGGACAGGATCATGGACAACTGGTCCTACCTCTTCGCCTGGCTGGGAGGGTGTGTCTCGATCGGAACCTTTTCGATGGGGGCGAGTCTCATCGGCGTCCTGAACTTGACTCAGGCGGTGGTGGCCATGGCGATAGGTTGTTCGGTTATTGCGCTCGGCCTGGTGATTAATGGTAGAGCCGGTCACAAGTATGGGATCCCGTTTACGATTCAGGCGCGTACCTCCTATGGTATTTATGGAACAAAGTTGTCGGGTGCCATCAGGGCAGTTCCTGCAGTAGTCTGGTTCGGCTTTCAAAGCTGGATAGGCGCCGGGGCTATCAACGAGGTCCTAAGAACGTTTAGCGGATTCGATAATATCGTCGTTTGTTTCATTTCATTTCAATTGTTGCAGATTCTACTCTCCCTCAATGGCTTCAAGGGCATCAAATGGCTGGAGAATATCGGCTCTGTTTTTATCATTTTCGCCTTGATGTACATGTTTTATTCGGTCCTGAATAAATATGGCGCAGAGGTGGCCGCTTCCGTGACCAATATTGAAGGTACGTGGGGTCTGGAGTTCTGGGGAGGAACCACCGCTTTTCTTGGGATTTACTCGACCATGATGCTGAACGCCTCGGATTATTCCCGAGAGTTGAAGCGAGAAACAAAGTCCCTCATGCAGGGAACTCTCTATTGGTGCGGGATCCTTCCGGCAACCTTGTTCATGGGGCTCATCGGCCTCATGGTGTCGAGCGGTACCGGAAGTGCTGATCCCATAGCCGTTTTTTCCTCAGCGGTCGACAATAAATTCTTGCTGGTCATCACCCTGCTTTTTATCGCTTTCGCCCAGGTCACCACAAATGTGCTCAACAACGTGGTACCCCCCGTCTATGTGCTCATGGATGCTTTCAAGATGAAATACCGGACCGCTGTCATCGCGGTCGGTCTTCTGGCATTCGGCACCTTCCCCTGGGAACTGGTCCGGCCTGAGTCGGCTGTCGGACTCTCCCTGTTTGTTCAGACGTATTCGGCATTTCTCGGTCCGATATTTGCGGTCATGGTGGTCGATTATTATTTCGTCAGGAAGCGGACGCTCGACGTTCAAGCTATTTACGATGTCGATGGGCCATATAAGGGTGTCAACCTTGCCGGCTTGATCGCCACGGCTGTCGGAGTCGTTGTCGCGATAATCTTCGTCAAGGTCTCCTGGTACGCCAGTCTCCTGCCGGCCGGCCTGACCTATTATCTGCTTATGAAAGTTCCTGCAATCGCAAAGGATTTTCGCAAGGGAACCGTTTTCGAGAAGTAG
- a CDS encoding cupin domain-containing protein: MIRKASEMRVESLPNLKDGNKTVKVINFIEGEEAENLGRLFGISIIPEGGSIGYHQHVGDFEIYYILHGKALVNDNGAEAVLTVGDMMKCDEGGFHSIENIGDCELRYVALILNSQSKMSC, encoded by the coding sequence ATGATTAGGAAAGCCAGTGAAATGAGGGTGGAGTCGCTGCCGAACCTCAAGGACGGAAACAAGACCGTTAAGGTCATCAATTTCATTGAGGGCGAAGAGGCTGAAAATCTCGGGAGATTGTTTGGCATCAGTATCATCCCCGAGGGCGGGTCCATTGGGTATCATCAGCATGTGGGAGATTTTGAAATCTACTACATCTTGCACGGCAAAGCTTTGGTGAACGACAATGGTGCCGAGGCGGTCTTAACCGTTGGCGACATGATGAAGTGTGACGAAGGCGGGTTCCACTCAATCGAAAATATAGGTGATTGCGAGTTGCGATATGTGGCGTTGATCTTGAACTCGCAATCGAAAATGAGCTGCTAG
- a CDS encoding tetratricopeptide repeat protein, which yields MLHRFSHSTCTIATLWLLSVVMTSGCAIQDYGRTLGQSIKGDWYLQTGNHQAGLAAFRDEVTSHPTSAVARYYYGRFLLQAGEGRAALDQLRSAVDLAPEKADYQFWAGLAAGQSGMAKEEQQHYQAALDIDPNHLLALTYLGHSRLAAKRYQEALDLYARSLQIWPTSPSALYNRALILNRLGRSAEEKLAWLRFMAHYPSGAQAQQATEYLNALGDFTYRNHRLGARTVTVESVSFVPFGATPHPDSHESLRLIGTIARNHPGTTLQVLVFLKNNKELARRRALEIKRFLVNNIDGLAAERIGVSWFDQEQMLALGKKKHQLDESVDFFLSGEQ from the coding sequence ATGTTGCACCGATTTTCTCATTCTACCTGCACCATTGCAACCCTCTGGCTGCTCAGCGTCGTCATGACCAGCGGCTGCGCTATCCAGGACTACGGTCGGACCCTCGGCCAATCCATAAAAGGCGACTGGTATCTGCAGACTGGCAACCACCAGGCCGGCTTGGCCGCTTTTCGCGACGAGGTGACCAGTCACCCGACCAGTGCGGTGGCTCGCTATTACTACGGCAGGTTTCTCCTCCAGGCCGGTGAAGGCCGGGCAGCTCTGGATCAGTTGCGATCGGCCGTCGACCTGGCCCCGGAGAAAGCCGACTACCAGTTCTGGGCCGGCCTGGCCGCCGGCCAATCCGGCATGGCCAAAGAGGAACAACAACACTATCAGGCCGCCCTGGATATCGATCCCAACCACCTCCTCGCCCTTACCTATCTAGGCCATAGCCGCCTGGCAGCAAAACGCTATCAGGAAGCCCTGGATCTCTACGCCCGGTCGCTGCAGATCTGGCCGACCAGCCCCTCGGCACTCTACAATCGCGCTTTGATTCTCAACCGACTCGGCCGCAGTGCCGAGGAGAAGCTCGCCTGGCTCCGCTTCATGGCCCACTATCCGTCAGGTGCTCAGGCACAGCAGGCCACTGAATACCTCAATGCCTTGGGCGACTTCACCTATCGGAACCACCGCCTCGGCGCCCGCACGGTCACGGTCGAATCAGTCTCCTTCGTCCCCTTCGGCGCCACTCCGCACCCCGACAGCCACGAATCCCTGCGTCTGATCGGGACAATCGCCCGTAATCATCCCGGAACCACGCTGCAGGTCCTCGTCTTCCTGAAAAACAACAAGGAGCTGGCCCGCCGTAGGGCCTTGGAGATCAAGCGTTTCCTGGTCAATAACATCGACGGGCTGGCCGCCGAACGGATCGGCGTCAGTTGGTTCGATCAGGAACAAATGCTTGCCTTAGGCAAGAAAAAACATCAGCTCGACGAGTCGGTGGATTTTTTCCTCAGCGGCGAACAATAA
- a CDS encoding tetratricopeptide repeat protein produces MTHKQPFEETHHQLIEQLQQLPLHQPPPGLGTEILARIRQRPAGRRLRLTRLFSAPAVLTFRPAVTVCLAAMLIGAFVLGRFSTRITDADPLQLADAEAAYLAGRELLAAEKRTDALALLRHAARLSPENPEFALWEGIAHWTNDQPDQERASYLRGLRVAPDSLPLLVNLGHHHLSNGDYQQALDSYAKVLTITPEEPAAWYNSGLIYRQLGQKEQEIAAWKNYLHRQRLGIKALRAVERLNGAGDFSYRAYWIGTQRVIVHAQALLAAEPLAADLQHEAAMLAAMLTDNQALTLTITTFCSGDANRARHRALLFKRLIAETATSPVDRRIAVSWFDSPETIPFPGKEQDRPAEDLLLFGSSTHQQNKEVSI; encoded by the coding sequence ATGACTCATAAACAACCATTCGAAGAAACACACCACCAGCTCATTGAGCAGCTCCAGCAGCTGCCGCTCCATCAGCCGCCGCCAGGACTCGGCACCGAAATCCTGGCCCGAATCCGCCAGCGCCCGGCGGGCCGGCGGCTCCGCCTCACCCGTCTTTTTTCAGCCCCGGCCGTCCTCACCTTTCGACCTGCCGTCACCGTCTGCCTGGCGGCCATGCTGATCGGCGCCTTTGTTCTGGGACGATTTTCGACCCGGATAACCGATGCCGACCCGCTGCAACTCGCCGATGCGGAGGCTGCATACCTGGCCGGCCGCGAATTATTGGCCGCAGAAAAACGGACGGACGCTCTCGCCCTGCTCCGTCACGCCGCCCGGCTGTCTCCCGAAAACCCCGAATTCGCTCTCTGGGAAGGGATTGCCCACTGGACCAATGACCAGCCTGACCAAGAACGGGCGAGCTATCTGCGCGGCCTGCGCGTGGCCCCCGATTCTCTACCGCTGTTGGTCAACCTCGGCCATCATCACCTGAGTAACGGCGATTACCAGCAGGCCCTGGACTCCTATGCCAAGGTACTGACCATTACCCCCGAGGAACCAGCAGCCTGGTACAACAGCGGCCTGATCTACCGGCAGCTGGGCCAAAAAGAACAAGAAATCGCCGCCTGGAAGAACTACCTGCACCGACAGCGGCTCGGCATCAAGGCCCTGCGGGCCGTCGAGCGGCTCAACGGCGCCGGCGATTTCTCCTATCGCGCCTATTGGATCGGGACTCAACGCGTCATCGTCCACGCCCAGGCGCTGCTTGCCGCCGAACCGCTTGCGGCCGACCTGCAGCACGAAGCAGCGATGTTGGCGGCGATGCTTACTGACAACCAAGCGCTGACACTGACCATCACCACCTTTTGTAGCGGAGATGCGAACCGTGCCAGACATCGCGCTCTATTATTCAAACGATTGATCGCTGAAACGGCAACCAGCCCGGTTGATCGCCGCATAGCCGTCAGTTGGTTCGACAGTCCTGAAACGATTCCATTTCCCGGCAAAGAACAAGACAGACCTGCCGAAGACCTGCTGCTTTTCGGCTCGTCCACCCATCAACAGAACAAAGAGGTCTCCATATGA